From a single Sinomonas atrocyanea genomic region:
- a CDS encoding MOSC domain-containing protein, whose product MKTARVVAVCRVHQLLADAGSVGVTGIDKRPVEGPVRIRRLGLRGDVQADRANHGGEDKAVYAYSEDDAALWARELGREIPPGLFGENLRVEGITASNAVIGERWRFSSGALLEVTMPRIPCATFARRMGEDGWVSWFTRAGLSGAYLRVLTSGDVEAGSQFGIEHVPDHGVRVGAWLADPTAEMAEALLDAEADGGLRLAPALRKYVVAAVERDGE is encoded by the coding sequence ATGAAGACCGCCCGCGTCGTCGCCGTCTGCCGAGTCCACCAGCTGCTCGCCGATGCCGGCTCTGTGGGGGTGACGGGGATCGACAAACGGCCGGTCGAGGGACCGGTGCGGATCCGGCGCCTCGGCCTGCGCGGGGACGTCCAGGCCGACCGCGCGAACCACGGCGGCGAGGACAAGGCCGTGTACGCCTATTCGGAGGACGACGCCGCGCTCTGGGCGCGCGAGCTCGGCCGCGAGATCCCGCCCGGGCTCTTCGGGGAAAACCTCCGCGTCGAGGGGATCACCGCGAGCAACGCCGTGATCGGCGAACGCTGGCGCTTCTCCTCGGGAGCGCTGCTCGAGGTGACGATGCCTCGCATCCCGTGCGCGACCTTCGCCCGGCGCATGGGCGAGGACGGCTGGGTCTCGTGGTTCACCCGCGCGGGACTCTCCGGGGCCTACCTGAGGGTCCTCACGTCCGGGGACGTCGAGGCGGGCTCCCAGTTCGGGATCGAGCACGTGCCCGACCACGGGGTGCGCGTCGGCGCCTGGCTCGCGGACCCGACCGCGGAGATGGCCGAGGCACTCCTCGACGCCGAGGCCGACGGCGGGCTGCGCCTCGCCCCGGCGCTGCGGAAGTACGTGGTGGCTGCCGTGGAGCGCGACGGCGAGTAG